One Salmo salar chromosome ssa01, Ssal_v3.1, whole genome shotgun sequence DNA window includes the following coding sequences:
- the LOC106609099 gene encoding zinc finger protein 841 isoform X1, which yields MERRIHGGKGPPLPLPSLRLMIPPLRLVSAAIWQTIQQRHVMDYGMLEEFVTMVTEMVPELLNLRQRAQLILGLRARLVLELCRSKPITDLQTIQPHLDRIQTLTPLWGTQATDAEVGLSESNFLGLVQTLLKDPDERNHFFQDVFPVEFGPSYDAAIQNLMWQFLSRLEKLLPMSNFQQASSLLGDVPSVLEECVESVSHPQQLKTLLQYHRDLGQLDNHDSPSSTDGDCILSALCLPPVEWVVIATEVEKEGKSMDVKEREERVDSRSGECEKNKRSSVSDEEAEDDAEFADQVTERDPEYETVMVIGEDGIEKPFKLLKKHPQKKGETHGEKCRITVKPGQKISIGVSEAIMSSMIQKPSVDLQGVVIANVTQAPKSSQKVGRAKRSLERRTCKVCGKVVQRPAVLRKHMVTHTGDWPFQCPTCKKIYKTLGSFQEHTEKCVFPVEETPEESEASISVMQYKGLMLKKILPRPPAQNEKKLKRIVCKTCPVCGKTLATSSSMKRHQIIHTEPKKCRVCEQVFPNPSELKIHMESHPKKGIHQCSNCERTFKHDYSVKAHEEACLFLSRQQGELGESSGLPATGQTDPGPSGSTHQQSVKCEPEILQLSATLSKQNSAFTYMHSVEGSSARAKRSLERRTCKVCGKVVQRPAVLRKHMVTHTGDWPYRCPTCKKIYKTLRSFQKHIERCVFPIEETPKDSESSSTNATESSSPEPSAPIGSSKRCARCPICHKFILGYLRYHILSHSDERPHVCPRCGSKYKFDFVLRRHMRLFCKVKKGEPVELGEKKVHKCNECGKEFGLKSTLTAHKRIHNPLRCAYCRRMFPDQETLAVHKVEHKPVQCTMCEKSFNVIRYLSRHYVDDHQFSGPFRCTYCERSYADLAALIRHQRIHTGGEPPYKCSHCPKKFHFESALVTHQRNHTGEKPCLCWECGKTFQSKGILKSHMNRVHTPQVKRIPCSQCTKVFRDKGQMKMHENVYHKGVRYPCSYCGKGFYSPAPLARHVLIHTGENPYSCTYKECTRVFKSASELRIHMRYHTGERPFKCKDCGKGFVQAHYLTIHRRSHTGEKPYPCPTCDKSFGTSHQLSRHIKTHTGEKPYQCMDCGKAFNRRDRLRTHQDKFHPAY from the exons ATGGAAAGACGCATCCATGGGGGAAAAG gtccccctcttcctctcccctctctgcgccTCATGATTCCACCACTGCGGCTGGTCTCTGCAGCCATCTGGCAAACAATCCAGCAGAGACACGTGATGGATTATGGGATGCTGGAGGAGTTTGTTACCATGGTCACGGAGATGGTTCCAGAGCTTCTGAACCTCAGACAGAGGGCACAACTTATTCTGGGTCTTCGAGCAAGG CTGGTCCTAGAGTTGTGTCGTTCCAAGCCGATCACAGACCTCCAGACCATTCAGCCACACCTGGACAGGATACAGACCCTCACACCTCTCTGGGGGACACAG GCGACTGATGCAGAGGTAGGGTTATCTGAATCCAACTTCCTGGGGCTGGTTCAGACCCTTCTGAAAGACCCAGATGAGAGGAATCATTTCTTTCAG GATGTTTTTCCTGTAGAATTTGGTCCCAGTTATGACGCAGCCATACAGAATCTCATGTGGCAATTTCTTTCGAGACTTGAGAAGCTGCTTCCCATGTCAAACTTCCAACAG GCTTCCTCGCTGCTCGGCGATGTTCCCTCTGTTCTGGAGGAATGTGTTGAATCTGTGTCTCACCCTCAGCAGCTGAAAACCCTACTTCAGTACCACAGAGACCTCGGCCAGCTGGACAACCATG ACTCTCCATCTTCCACCGATGGGGACTGCATTCTCTcagctctctgtcttcctcctgtgGAATGGGTGGTGATTGCAACAGAGGTGGAGAAAGAAGGAAAAAGTATGGATGtaaaagaaagagaagagagggtggaTAGCAGGTCAGGGGAATGTGAGAAAAACAAAAGATCCTCTGTTAGTGACGAGGAGGCAGAGGATGATGCAGAGTTTGCTGAccaagtgacagagagagatccgGAGTATGAAACAGTGATGGTTATAGGGGAAGATGGGATAGAGAAGCCTTTCAAACTTCTCAAAAAGCACCCCCAAAAGAAAGGGGAAACCCATGGTGAAAAATGCAGAATAACAGTCAAACCTGGACAAAAGATAAGCATAGGCGTGTCTGAAGCAATCATGTCCTCCATGATACAAAAGCCCTCAGTGGACCTACAAGGGGTTGTTATCGCTAATGTAACACAGGCCCCCAAATCCAGTCAAAAGGTTGGGAGAGCCAAAAGGTCCCTGGAGCGTAGGACATGCAAGGTGTGTGGTAAGGTCGTTCAGCGTCCTGCAGTCTTGAGGAAACACATGGTGACTCACACTGGTGACTGGCCCTTTCAATGTCCTACCTGTAAGAAGATTTACAAGACCTTGGGAAGCTTCCAGGAACATACTGAAAAATGTGTCTTTCCTGTTGAGGAAACGCCTGAGGAAAGTGAGGCGTCCATATCAGTAATGCAATACAAGGGTCTGATGTTGAAGAAAATTTTACCACGTCCGCCAGCACAAAACGAAAAAAAACTAAAACGCATTGTCTGCAAGACATGTCCTGTTTGTGGGAAAACTTTAGCCACAAGTTCGAGCATGAAGCGGCATCAGATTATCCACACCGAGCCCAAAAAGTGCAGAGTGTGCGAACAGGTCTTCCCTAACCCTTCCGAACTGAAGATCCACATGGAGTCCCATCCGAAGAAAGGCATCCATCAATGTAGTAACTGTGAGAGGACTTTCAAGCACGATTACAGTGTGAAGGCTCATGAAGAGGCTTGTCTGTTTCTGAGTCGTCAACAAGGGGAGCTTGGAGAGAGCAGTGGTCTTCCAGCTACGGGTCAGACAGACCCAGGGCCATCGGGCAGTACACACCAGCAGAGCGTGAAATGTGAACCAGAAATCCTACAACTCTCTGCCACCCTGAGCAAACAGAATTCTGCCTTCACCTACATGCATTCTGTGGAGGGGTCATCCGCAAGGGCCAAAAGGTCCCTGGAGCGTAGGACATGCAAGGTGTGTGGTAAGGTCGTTCAGCGTCCTGCAGTCTTGAGGAAACACATGGTGACTCACACTGGTGACTGGCCCTATCGATGTCCCACCTGTAAGAAGATTTACAAGACCTTGAGAAGCTTCCAGAAACATATTGAAAGATGTGTATTTCCTATTGAGGAAACGCCTAAGGACAGTGAGTCGTCCTCCACCAATGCAACTGAATCTTCTTCCCCGGAACCCAGCGCACCTATAGGATCATCCAAACGTTGTGCAAGGTGTCCTATTTGCCATAAATTTATATTGGGATACCTGCGATATCACATTCTATCTCACTCAGATGAGCGCCCACATGTTTGCCCTCGTTGTGGGTCGAAGTACAAGTTTGACTTTGTGTTGAGGAGGCACATGAGACTGTTCTGCAAGGTGAAGAAGGGTGAACCTGTTGAATTAGGGGAAAAGAAAGTCCATAAGTGTAATGAATGTGGTAAGGAATTTGGGCTAAAATCCACACTGACGGCACACAAGCGCATCCACAACCCGCTCCGCTGCGCCTATTGCCGAAGGATGTTCCCAGACCAAGAAACACTTGCAGTACACAAGGTAGAGCACAAACCGGTTCAATGCACCATGTGTGAGAAGAGCTTCAATGTGATAAGGTACCTCTCCAGACACTACGTCGATGACCATCAGTTCAGTGGTCCATTCCGCTGCACCTACTGTGAGAGAAGCTACGCTGATTTAGCAGCTCTCATCAGACACCAGAGGATTCACACTGGCGGGGAGCCCCCATACAAGTGCTCCCACTGTCCAAAGAAGTTCCATTTTGAAAGTGCTCTTGTTACACACCAGAGAAATCACACGGGAGAGAAACCTTGCCTTTGCTGGGAGTGTGGTAAGACCTTCCAATCTAAGGGGATTCTGAAATCTCACATGAATCGTGTTCACACTCCTCAGGTGAAACGCATCCCTTGTTCCCAGTGTACTAAAGTTTTCAGGGACAAAGGTCAAATGAAGATGCATGAGAATGTTTACCACAAAGGGGTGCGTTACCCGTGTTCCTACTGTGGTAAGGGGTTCTACAGCCCTGCCCCATTGGCAAGACACGTGCTGATTCACACAGGGGAGAATCCTTATTCCTGCACATATAAGGAGTGTACAAGGGTTTTCAAATCAGCATCTGAACTGAGGATACACATGAGATACCATACTGGAGAGCGGCCATTCAAGTGCAAGGACTGTGGGAAGGGTTTCGTTCAAGCCCATTATCTCACCATACACCGACGAAGTCATACCGGGGAGAAGCCTTATCCGTGTCCCACCTGTGACAAGTCCTTCGGCACCTCCCATCAGTTGAGCAGACACATAAAAACTCACACGGGAGAGAAGCCCTACCAATGTATGGATTGCGGGAAAGCTTTCAATCGTAGAGACCGTTTGCGGACTCATCAAGACAAATTCCACCCAGCTTATTAG
- the LOC106609099 gene encoding zinc finger protein 271 isoform X3, translating into MERRIHGGKGPPLPLPSLRLMIPPLRLVSAAIWQTIQQRHVMDYGMLEEFVTMVTEMVPELLNLRQRAQLILGLRARLVLELCRSKPITDLQTIQPHLDRIQTLTPLWGTQATDAEVGLSESNFLGLVQTLLKDPDERNHFFQDVFPVEFGPSYDAAIQNLMWQFLSRLEKLLPMSNFQQASSLLGDVPSVLEECVESVSHPQQLKTLLQYHRDLGQLDNHDSPSSTDGDCILSALCLPPVEWVVIATEVEKEGKSMDVKEREERVDSRSGECEKNKRSSVSDEEAEDDAEFADQVTERDPEYETVMVIGEDGIEKPFKLLKKHPQKKGETHGEKCRITVKPGQKISIGVSEAIMSSMIQKPSVDLQGVVIANVTQAPKSSQKVGRAKRSLERRTCKVCGKVVQRPAVLRKHMVTHTGDWPYRCPTCKKIYKTLRSFQKHIERCVFPIEETPKDSESSSTNATESSSPEPSAPIGSSKRCARCPICHKFILGYLRYHILSHSDERPHVCPRCGSKYKFDFVLRRHMRLFCKVKKGEPVELGEKKVHKCNECGKEFGLKSTLTAHKRIHNPLRCAYCRRMFPDQETLAVHKVEHKPVQCTMCEKSFNVIRYLSRHYVDDHQFSGPFRCTYCERSYADLAALIRHQRIHTGGEPPYKCSHCPKKFHFESALVTHQRNHTGEKPCLCWECGKTFQSKGILKSHMNRVHTPQVKRIPCSQCTKVFRDKGQMKMHENVYHKGVRYPCSYCGKGFYSPAPLARHVLIHTGENPYSCTYKECTRVFKSASELRIHMRYHTGERPFKCKDCGKGFVQAHYLTIHRRSHTGEKPYPCPTCDKSFGTSHQLSRHIKTHTGEKPYQCMDCGKAFNRRDRLRTHQDKFHPAY; encoded by the exons ATGGAAAGACGCATCCATGGGGGAAAAG gtccccctcttcctctcccctctctgcgccTCATGATTCCACCACTGCGGCTGGTCTCTGCAGCCATCTGGCAAACAATCCAGCAGAGACACGTGATGGATTATGGGATGCTGGAGGAGTTTGTTACCATGGTCACGGAGATGGTTCCAGAGCTTCTGAACCTCAGACAGAGGGCACAACTTATTCTGGGTCTTCGAGCAAGG CTGGTCCTAGAGTTGTGTCGTTCCAAGCCGATCACAGACCTCCAGACCATTCAGCCACACCTGGACAGGATACAGACCCTCACACCTCTCTGGGGGACACAG GCGACTGATGCAGAGGTAGGGTTATCTGAATCCAACTTCCTGGGGCTGGTTCAGACCCTTCTGAAAGACCCAGATGAGAGGAATCATTTCTTTCAG GATGTTTTTCCTGTAGAATTTGGTCCCAGTTATGACGCAGCCATACAGAATCTCATGTGGCAATTTCTTTCGAGACTTGAGAAGCTGCTTCCCATGTCAAACTTCCAACAG GCTTCCTCGCTGCTCGGCGATGTTCCCTCTGTTCTGGAGGAATGTGTTGAATCTGTGTCTCACCCTCAGCAGCTGAAAACCCTACTTCAGTACCACAGAGACCTCGGCCAGCTGGACAACCATG ACTCTCCATCTTCCACCGATGGGGACTGCATTCTCTcagctctctgtcttcctcctgtgGAATGGGTGGTGATTGCAACAGAGGTGGAGAAAGAAGGAAAAAGTATGGATGtaaaagaaagagaagagagggtggaTAGCAGGTCAGGGGAATGTGAGAAAAACAAAAGATCCTCTGTTAGTGACGAGGAGGCAGAGGATGATGCAGAGTTTGCTGAccaagtgacagagagagatccgGAGTATGAAACAGTGATGGTTATAGGGGAAGATGGGATAGAGAAGCCTTTCAAACTTCTCAAAAAGCACCCCCAAAAGAAAGGGGAAACCCATGGTGAAAAATGCAGAATAACAGTCAAACCTGGACAAAAGATAAGCATAGGCGTGTCTGAAGCAATCATGTCCTCCATGATACAAAAGCCCTCAGTGGACCTACAAGGGGTTGTTATCGCTAATGTAACACAGGCCCCCAAATCCAGTCAAAAGGTTGGGAGAGCCAAAAG GTCCCTGGAGCGTAGGACATGCAAGGTGTGTGGTAAGGTCGTTCAGCGTCCTGCAGTCTTGAGGAAACACATGGTGACTCACACTGGTGACTGGCCCTATCGATGTCCCACCTGTAAGAAGATTTACAAGACCTTGAGAAGCTTCCAGAAACATATTGAAAGATGTGTATTTCCTATTGAGGAAACGCCTAAGGACAGTGAGTCGTCCTCCACCAATGCAACTGAATCTTCTTCCCCGGAACCCAGCGCACCTATAGGATCATCCAAACGTTGTGCAAGGTGTCCTATTTGCCATAAATTTATATTGGGATACCTGCGATATCACATTCTATCTCACTCAGATGAGCGCCCACATGTTTGCCCTCGTTGTGGGTCGAAGTACAAGTTTGACTTTGTGTTGAGGAGGCACATGAGACTGTTCTGCAAGGTGAAGAAGGGTGAACCTGTTGAATTAGGGGAAAAGAAAGTCCATAAGTGTAATGAATGTGGTAAGGAATTTGGGCTAAAATCCACACTGACGGCACACAAGCGCATCCACAACCCGCTCCGCTGCGCCTATTGCCGAAGGATGTTCCCAGACCAAGAAACACTTGCAGTACACAAGGTAGAGCACAAACCGGTTCAATGCACCATGTGTGAGAAGAGCTTCAATGTGATAAGGTACCTCTCCAGACACTACGTCGATGACCATCAGTTCAGTGGTCCATTCCGCTGCACCTACTGTGAGAGAAGCTACGCTGATTTAGCAGCTCTCATCAGACACCAGAGGATTCACACTGGCGGGGAGCCCCCATACAAGTGCTCCCACTGTCCAAAGAAGTTCCATTTTGAAAGTGCTCTTGTTACACACCAGAGAAATCACACGGGAGAGAAACCTTGCCTTTGCTGGGAGTGTGGTAAGACCTTCCAATCTAAGGGGATTCTGAAATCTCACATGAATCGTGTTCACACTCCTCAGGTGAAACGCATCCCTTGTTCCCAGTGTACTAAAGTTTTCAGGGACAAAGGTCAAATGAAGATGCATGAGAATGTTTACCACAAAGGGGTGCGTTACCCGTGTTCCTACTGTGGTAAGGGGTTCTACAGCCCTGCCCCATTGGCAAGACACGTGCTGATTCACACAGGGGAGAATCCTTATTCCTGCACATATAAGGAGTGTACAAGGGTTTTCAAATCAGCATCTGAACTGAGGATACACATGAGATACCATACTGGAGAGCGGCCATTCAAGTGCAAGGACTGTGGGAAGGGTTTCGTTCAAGCCCATTATCTCACCATACACCGACGAAGTCATACCGGGGAGAAGCCTTATCCGTGTCCCACCTGTGACAAGTCCTTCGGCACCTCCCATCAGTTGAGCAGACACATAAAAACTCACACGGGAGAGAAGCCCTACCAATGTATGGATTGCGGGAAAGCTTTCAATCGTAGAGACCGTTTGCGGACTCATCAAGACAAATTCCACCCAGCTTATTAG
- the LOC106609099 gene encoding zinc finger protein 841 isoform X2 has protein sequence MERRIHGGKGPPLPLPSLRLMIPPLRLVSAAIWQTIQQRHVMDYGMLEEFVTMVTEMVPELLNLRQRAQLILGLRARLVLELCRSKPITDLQTIQPHLDRIQTLTPLWGTQATDAEVGLSESNFLGLVQTLLKDPDERNHFFQDVFPVEFGPSYDAAIQNLMWQFLSRLEKLLPMSNFQQQLKTLLQYHRDLGQLDNHDSPSSTDGDCILSALCLPPVEWVVIATEVEKEGKSMDVKEREERVDSRSGECEKNKRSSVSDEEAEDDAEFADQVTERDPEYETVMVIGEDGIEKPFKLLKKHPQKKGETHGEKCRITVKPGQKISIGVSEAIMSSMIQKPSVDLQGVVIANVTQAPKSSQKVGRAKRSLERRTCKVCGKVVQRPAVLRKHMVTHTGDWPFQCPTCKKIYKTLGSFQEHTEKCVFPVEETPEESEASISVMQYKGLMLKKILPRPPAQNEKKLKRIVCKTCPVCGKTLATSSSMKRHQIIHTEPKKCRVCEQVFPNPSELKIHMESHPKKGIHQCSNCERTFKHDYSVKAHEEACLFLSRQQGELGESSGLPATGQTDPGPSGSTHQQSVKCEPEILQLSATLSKQNSAFTYMHSVEGSSARAKRSLERRTCKVCGKVVQRPAVLRKHMVTHTGDWPYRCPTCKKIYKTLRSFQKHIERCVFPIEETPKDSESSSTNATESSSPEPSAPIGSSKRCARCPICHKFILGYLRYHILSHSDERPHVCPRCGSKYKFDFVLRRHMRLFCKVKKGEPVELGEKKVHKCNECGKEFGLKSTLTAHKRIHNPLRCAYCRRMFPDQETLAVHKVEHKPVQCTMCEKSFNVIRYLSRHYVDDHQFSGPFRCTYCERSYADLAALIRHQRIHTGGEPPYKCSHCPKKFHFESALVTHQRNHTGEKPCLCWECGKTFQSKGILKSHMNRVHTPQVKRIPCSQCTKVFRDKGQMKMHENVYHKGVRYPCSYCGKGFYSPAPLARHVLIHTGENPYSCTYKECTRVFKSASELRIHMRYHTGERPFKCKDCGKGFVQAHYLTIHRRSHTGEKPYPCPTCDKSFGTSHQLSRHIKTHTGEKPYQCMDCGKAFNRRDRLRTHQDKFHPAY, from the exons ATGGAAAGACGCATCCATGGGGGAAAAG gtccccctcttcctctcccctctctgcgccTCATGATTCCACCACTGCGGCTGGTCTCTGCAGCCATCTGGCAAACAATCCAGCAGAGACACGTGATGGATTATGGGATGCTGGAGGAGTTTGTTACCATGGTCACGGAGATGGTTCCAGAGCTTCTGAACCTCAGACAGAGGGCACAACTTATTCTGGGTCTTCGAGCAAGG CTGGTCCTAGAGTTGTGTCGTTCCAAGCCGATCACAGACCTCCAGACCATTCAGCCACACCTGGACAGGATACAGACCCTCACACCTCTCTGGGGGACACAG GCGACTGATGCAGAGGTAGGGTTATCTGAATCCAACTTCCTGGGGCTGGTTCAGACCCTTCTGAAAGACCCAGATGAGAGGAATCATTTCTTTCAG GATGTTTTTCCTGTAGAATTTGGTCCCAGTTATGACGCAGCCATACAGAATCTCATGTGGCAATTTCTTTCGAGACTTGAGAAGCTGCTTCCCATGTCAAACTTCCAACAG CAGCTGAAAACCCTACTTCAGTACCACAGAGACCTCGGCCAGCTGGACAACCATG ACTCTCCATCTTCCACCGATGGGGACTGCATTCTCTcagctctctgtcttcctcctgtgGAATGGGTGGTGATTGCAACAGAGGTGGAGAAAGAAGGAAAAAGTATGGATGtaaaagaaagagaagagagggtggaTAGCAGGTCAGGGGAATGTGAGAAAAACAAAAGATCCTCTGTTAGTGACGAGGAGGCAGAGGATGATGCAGAGTTTGCTGAccaagtgacagagagagatccgGAGTATGAAACAGTGATGGTTATAGGGGAAGATGGGATAGAGAAGCCTTTCAAACTTCTCAAAAAGCACCCCCAAAAGAAAGGGGAAACCCATGGTGAAAAATGCAGAATAACAGTCAAACCTGGACAAAAGATAAGCATAGGCGTGTCTGAAGCAATCATGTCCTCCATGATACAAAAGCCCTCAGTGGACCTACAAGGGGTTGTTATCGCTAATGTAACACAGGCCCCCAAATCCAGTCAAAAGGTTGGGAGAGCCAAAAGGTCCCTGGAGCGTAGGACATGCAAGGTGTGTGGTAAGGTCGTTCAGCGTCCTGCAGTCTTGAGGAAACACATGGTGACTCACACTGGTGACTGGCCCTTTCAATGTCCTACCTGTAAGAAGATTTACAAGACCTTGGGAAGCTTCCAGGAACATACTGAAAAATGTGTCTTTCCTGTTGAGGAAACGCCTGAGGAAAGTGAGGCGTCCATATCAGTAATGCAATACAAGGGTCTGATGTTGAAGAAAATTTTACCACGTCCGCCAGCACAAAACGAAAAAAAACTAAAACGCATTGTCTGCAAGACATGTCCTGTTTGTGGGAAAACTTTAGCCACAAGTTCGAGCATGAAGCGGCATCAGATTATCCACACCGAGCCCAAAAAGTGCAGAGTGTGCGAACAGGTCTTCCCTAACCCTTCCGAACTGAAGATCCACATGGAGTCCCATCCGAAGAAAGGCATCCATCAATGTAGTAACTGTGAGAGGACTTTCAAGCACGATTACAGTGTGAAGGCTCATGAAGAGGCTTGTCTGTTTCTGAGTCGTCAACAAGGGGAGCTTGGAGAGAGCAGTGGTCTTCCAGCTACGGGTCAGACAGACCCAGGGCCATCGGGCAGTACACACCAGCAGAGCGTGAAATGTGAACCAGAAATCCTACAACTCTCTGCCACCCTGAGCAAACAGAATTCTGCCTTCACCTACATGCATTCTGTGGAGGGGTCATCCGCAAGGGCCAAAAGGTCCCTGGAGCGTAGGACATGCAAGGTGTGTGGTAAGGTCGTTCAGCGTCCTGCAGTCTTGAGGAAACACATGGTGACTCACACTGGTGACTGGCCCTATCGATGTCCCACCTGTAAGAAGATTTACAAGACCTTGAGAAGCTTCCAGAAACATATTGAAAGATGTGTATTTCCTATTGAGGAAACGCCTAAGGACAGTGAGTCGTCCTCCACCAATGCAACTGAATCTTCTTCCCCGGAACCCAGCGCACCTATAGGATCATCCAAACGTTGTGCAAGGTGTCCTATTTGCCATAAATTTATATTGGGATACCTGCGATATCACATTCTATCTCACTCAGATGAGCGCCCACATGTTTGCCCTCGTTGTGGGTCGAAGTACAAGTTTGACTTTGTGTTGAGGAGGCACATGAGACTGTTCTGCAAGGTGAAGAAGGGTGAACCTGTTGAATTAGGGGAAAAGAAAGTCCATAAGTGTAATGAATGTGGTAAGGAATTTGGGCTAAAATCCACACTGACGGCACACAAGCGCATCCACAACCCGCTCCGCTGCGCCTATTGCCGAAGGATGTTCCCAGACCAAGAAACACTTGCAGTACACAAGGTAGAGCACAAACCGGTTCAATGCACCATGTGTGAGAAGAGCTTCAATGTGATAAGGTACCTCTCCAGACACTACGTCGATGACCATCAGTTCAGTGGTCCATTCCGCTGCACCTACTGTGAGAGAAGCTACGCTGATTTAGCAGCTCTCATCAGACACCAGAGGATTCACACTGGCGGGGAGCCCCCATACAAGTGCTCCCACTGTCCAAAGAAGTTCCATTTTGAAAGTGCTCTTGTTACACACCAGAGAAATCACACGGGAGAGAAACCTTGCCTTTGCTGGGAGTGTGGTAAGACCTTCCAATCTAAGGGGATTCTGAAATCTCACATGAATCGTGTTCACACTCCTCAGGTGAAACGCATCCCTTGTTCCCAGTGTACTAAAGTTTTCAGGGACAAAGGTCAAATGAAGATGCATGAGAATGTTTACCACAAAGGGGTGCGTTACCCGTGTTCCTACTGTGGTAAGGGGTTCTACAGCCCTGCCCCATTGGCAAGACACGTGCTGATTCACACAGGGGAGAATCCTTATTCCTGCACATATAAGGAGTGTACAAGGGTTTTCAAATCAGCATCTGAACTGAGGATACACATGAGATACCATACTGGAGAGCGGCCATTCAAGTGCAAGGACTGTGGGAAGGGTTTCGTTCAAGCCCATTATCTCACCATACACCGACGAAGTCATACCGGGGAGAAGCCTTATCCGTGTCCCACCTGTGACAAGTCCTTCGGCACCTCCCATCAGTTGAGCAGACACATAAAAACTCACACGGGAGAGAAGCCCTACCAATGTATGGATTGCGGGAAAGCTTTCAATCGTAGAGACCGTTTGCGGACTCATCAAGACAAATTCCACCCAGCTTATTAG